From one Simplicispira suum genomic stretch:
- a CDS encoding anhydro-N-acetylmuramic acid kinase — MSGTSLDGVDGVLADFSDSKCRVAHYQSASLAPELRAELLALNTPGANELHRAALAANALAGVYAEVVHALLAHSGLSASAVHAIGAHGQTVRHQPQVFDGTGYTLQLNNPALLAECTGITVVADFRSRDVAAGGQGAPLVPAFHQQVFAQPGQSSCVLNVGGMANLSVLGENGTVLGFDCGPGNALMDLWCQRHTGEAFDKDGAWAASGKVLQPLLNVLYAEAFFAVPPPKSTGRDLFHSRWLEERLACVPGARAQDVQATLTELTALACAECVKRYGDGSRRLAVCGGGARNATLMRRLQVFLPDVEVIATDTLGLPAQQVEAAAFAWLARQALAGLPGNLPNATGARGARVLGAIYPA; from the coding sequence ATGTCGGGCACCTCGCTCGACGGGGTGGATGGCGTTCTGGCCGACTTTTCTGACTCAAAATGCCGGGTAGCGCACTACCAGTCTGCGTCGCTAGCTCCTGAATTAAGAGCGGAATTGTTGGCACTGAACACTCCGGGTGCCAACGAACTGCATCGCGCCGCGCTGGCCGCCAATGCCCTGGCAGGCGTGTACGCCGAAGTCGTCCACGCCCTGCTGGCCCACAGCGGCTTGAGCGCATCGGCGGTGCATGCCATCGGTGCCCACGGCCAGACCGTGCGCCACCAGCCCCAGGTCTTTGATGGCACCGGCTACACCTTGCAGCTCAACAACCCGGCGTTGCTGGCAGAGTGCACCGGAATCACCGTGGTGGCCGATTTCCGCAGCCGCGATGTCGCTGCCGGCGGCCAGGGTGCGCCGCTGGTGCCGGCTTTTCACCAGCAGGTGTTTGCACAGCCGGGGCAGTCCTCCTGTGTGCTCAATGTCGGCGGCATGGCCAACCTGAGCGTGCTCGGCGAGAATGGCACGGTGCTGGGCTTTGACTGCGGTCCGGGCAACGCGCTGATGGATCTCTGGTGCCAGCGCCACACCGGCGAAGCGTTTGACAAGGATGGTGCGTGGGCCGCGTCCGGCAAGGTGCTGCAACCGCTGCTGAACGTGTTGTACGCCGAGGCATTTTTCGCAGTGCCACCACCCAAAAGTACCGGACGGGATCTTTTTCATTCCCGGTGGCTGGAAGAAAGACTGGCCTGCGTTCCCGGCGCGCGAGCGCAAGACGTGCAGGCGACACTCACCGAATTGACCGCATTGGCCTGCGCGGAATGCGTCAAACGCTACGGTGATGGCAGTCGGCGGCTGGCCGTATGCGGAGGCGGCGCACGCAACGCCACGCTGATGCGGCGACTGCAGGTTTTTCTGCCGGACGTGGAGGTCATCGCCACCGATACCCTGGGGCTACCGGCTCAGCAGGTCGAGGCGGCTGCCTTCGCCTGGCTGGCCCGCCAAGCACTCGCTGGACTCCCCGGCAACCTGCCCAATGCAACGGGCGCCCGAGGCGCCCGTGTGCTCGGGGCGATCTACCCCGCTTGA